One segment of Panicum virgatum strain AP13 chromosome 1K, P.virgatum_v5, whole genome shotgun sequence DNA contains the following:
- the LOC120643765 gene encoding LRR receptor-like serine/threonine-protein kinase ER2 isoform X7: protein MTRLLRALAALLLLVAVAVAVADDGATLLEIKKSFRNGANALHDWSGDGASLGYCSWRGVLCDNVTFAVRALNLSGLNLEGEISPAIGNLKRVVSIDLKSNGLSGQIPDEIGDCSLLETLDLSSNHLEGDIPFSLSKLKHLENLILKNNQLVGVIPSTLSQLPNLKILDLAQNKLSGEIPNLIYWNEVLQYLGLRSNNLEGSLSPDMCQLTGLWYFDVKNNSLVGTIPETIGNCTSFQVLDLSNNQLTGEIPFNIGFLQVATLSLQGNKFSGPIPSVIGLMQALAVLDLSFNELSGAIPSILGNLTYTEKLYLQGNRLTGSIPPELGNMSTLHYLELNDNLLTGFIPPDLGKLTELFDLNLANNNLGGPIPDNISSCINLISLNAYGNKLNGTIPRSFHKLESLTYLNLSSNHLSGTLPIEVARMRNLDTLDLSCNMINGLIPSAIGRLEHLLRLNLSKNALVGHIPAEFGNLRSIMEIDLSNNHLGGLIPQEVGMLQNLILLKLENNSITGDVLPLINCFSLNILNVSYNNLAGIVPTDNNFTRFSPDSFLGNPGLCGYWPGSRTSCSPLSSSLEHKKRSSVSKAAFLGIGVGGLVILLIILVAACWPHSSPVLKDVSVGKPVTDNLGAVSSNVPPKLVILHMNMALYVYDDIMRMTENLSEKYIIGYGASSTVYRCDLKNCKSVAIKKLYAHYPQSLKEFETELETVGSIKHRNLVSLQGYSLSPAGNLLFYDYMENGSLWDILHVSSSKKKKLDWEARLKIALGAAQGLAYLHHECSPRIIHRDVKSKNILLDKDYEAHLADFGIAKSLCVSKTHTSTYVMGTIGYIDPEYARTSRLNEKSDVYSYGIVLLELLTGKKPVDDECNLHHLIYVPWRGPAT from the exons ATGACTCGCCTCCTCCGGGccctcgccgccctcctcctcctcgttgccgtcgccgtcgccgtcgccgacgacg GGGCAACACTGCTGGAGATCAAGAAGTCCTTCCGCAACGGAGCCAACGCGCTGCACGATTGGTCCGGCGACGGCGCATCGCTGGGCTACTGCTCTTGGCGCGGCGTGCTATGCGACAACGTCACCTTTGCTGTTCGGGCTCT CAACCTCTCGGGGCTCAATCTCGAGGGTGAAATCTCACCAGCCATTGGGAACCTGAAACGTGTCGTCTCAAT AGACTTGAAGTCGAATGGACTTTCCGGGCAGATCCCTGATGAGATTGGCGACTGTTCGTTGCTTGAAACTCT GGACTTGTCCTCTAACCATCTAGAAGGAGACATACCATTCTCCCTATCTAAGCTGAAGCATCTTGAGAACTT GATCTTGAAGAACAACCAGCTGGTTGGGGTGATACCATCTACACTCTCTCAACTTCCGAATTTGAAGATATT GGACTTGGCTCAGAACAAGCTAAGTGGTGAAATCCCAAACCTAATCTATTGGAATGAGGTTCTTCAATACTT GGGATTGCGAAGCAATAATTTAGAAGGAAGCCTCTCTCCTGATATGTGCCAATTGACTGGCCTGTGGTACTT TGATGTGAAGAACAATAGCTTGGTGGGTACGATACCAGAAACTATAGGGAACTGTACAAGCTTTCAGGtctt ggATTTGTCAAACAATCAGCTTACTGGAGAAATCCCATTCAACATTGGTTTCCTGCAAGTGGCTACGTT GTCTTTGCAAGGGAACAAGTTCTCTGGCCCCATACCATCAGTGATTGGACTTATGCAGGCGCTTGCAGTGCT GGATCTGAGTTTCAACGAGCTATCTGGAGCCATACCATCTATACTGGGCAACTTGACATACACTGAGAAACT ATACCTGCAAGGCAATAGGCTAACTGGATCGATACCGCCAGAGCTTGGTAATATGTCGACACTGCATTACCT GGAACTGAATGACAATCTATTGACTGGGTTCATTCCTCCTGATCTTGGAAAGCTCACAGAATTGTTTGACTT GAACCTTGCAAACAACAACCTAGGAGGACCTATCCCTGATAATATAAGTTCATGCATAAATCTCATTAGTTT GAATGCTTATGGCAATAAATTAAATGGAACCATTCCACGTTCATTTCACAAGCTCGAGAGTCTGACTTATCT GAATCTGTCATCAAATCATCTCAGTGGAACACTTCCAATTGAGGTAGCGAGAATGAGAAATTTAGACACGCT GGACTTGTCCTGTAACATGATCAATGGTTTGATTCCCTCAGCTATTGGAAGACTAGAGCATCTTCTGAGGCT CAACCTGAGCAAAAATGCTCTGGTTGGACACATTCCTGCCGAGTTTGGGAACTTGAGGAGCATCATGGAGAT CGATTTGTCCAATAACCACCTTGGTGGCCTGATCCCACAAGAGGTTGGGATGCTTCAAAATCTGATACTGTT AAAATTAGAAAATAATAGTATTACTGGAGATGTCTTGCCACTTATTAACTGCTTCAGTCTTAATATCTT AAATGTGTCGTATAACAACCTTGCTGGTATTGTACCTACAGACAACAACTTCACCCGATTTTCACCTGACAG CTTCTTGGGTAACCCTGGACTTTGTGGCTATTGGCCTGGTTCTCGTACTTCATGCTCTCCTTTATCATCCAGTCTTGAACACAAAAAGAGAT CCTCTGTCTCAAAGGCTGCATTTCTTGGTATTGGTGTCGGTGGGCTTGTTATCCTGCTCATTATCCTAGTAGCTGCTTGCTGGCCGCACAGCTCACCTGTTCTCAAAGATGTCTCTGTAGGCAAGCCAG TGACAGACAACCTTGGTGCAGTGTCAAGCAATGTTCCTCCCAAGCTTGTGATCCTCCACATGAACATGGCCCTCTATGTATATGATGATATAATGAGGATGACTGAAAATTTGAGTGAAAAATACATTATTGGATATGGAGCATCAAGTACTGTCTATAGATGTGATCTGAAGAACTGCAAGTCAGTTGCGATAAAAAAGCTATATGCTCACTACCCACAGAGCTTGAAGGAATTTGAGACCGAACTTGAGACTGTTGGAAGCATCAAGCACCGAAATCTTGTCAGCCTTCAGGGGTACTCCCTGTCACCTGCTGGGAATCTTCTTTTCTATGATTACATGGAAAATGGCAGCCTCTGGGACATTTTGCATG TATCTTCATCCAAGAAGAAAAAACTTGATTGGGAAGCTCGCCTCAAGATCGCTCTTGGTGCTGCTCAAGGCCTGGCTTATCTTCACCACGAGTGCAGTCCGCGAATAATTCACAGGGATGTAAAGTCAAAGAATATCCTTCTAGACAAAGACTATGAAGCTCATCTTGCTGACTTTGGTATCGCCAAGAGCTTGTGTGTGTCGAAGACACACACATCAACTTACGTGATGGGTACCATTGGTTACATTGACCCTGAGTATGCACGCACATCCCGGCTCAATGAGAAATCAGATGTATACAGCTATGGCATCGTCTTGCTGGAGTTGCTTACTGGCAAAAAACCTGTCGATGATGAGTGCAATCTTCATCACTTG ATCTATGTTCCTTGGAGGGGACCAGCAACATGA
- the LOC120643765 gene encoding LRR receptor-like serine/threonine-protein kinase ER2 isoform X2: protein MTRLLRALAALLLLVAVAVAVADDGATLLEIKKSFRNGANALHDWSGDGASLGYCSWRGVLCDNVTFAVRALNLSGLNLEGEISPAIGNLKRVVSIDLKSNGLSGQIPDEIGDCSLLETLDLSSNHLEGDIPFSLSKLKHLENLILKNNQLVGVIPSTLSQLPNLKILDLAQNKLSGEIPNLIYWNEVLQYLGLRSNNLEGSLSPDMCQLTGLWYFDVKNNSLVGTIPETIGNCTSFQVLDLSNNQLTGEIPFNIGFLQVATLSLQGNKFSGPIPSVIGLMQALAVLDLSFNELSGAIPSILGNLTYTEKLYLQGNRLTGSIPPELGNMSTLHYLELNDNLLTGFIPPDLGKLTELFDLNLANNNLGGPIPDNISSCINLISLNAYGNKLNGTIPRSFHKLESLTYLNLSSNHLSGTLPIEVARMRNLDTLDLSCNMINGLIPSAIGRLEHLLRLNLSKNALVGHIPAEFGNLRSIMEIDLSNNHLGGLIPQEVGMLQNLILLKLENNSITGDVLPLINCFSLNILNVSYNNLAGIVPTDNNFTRFSPDSFLGNPGLCGYWPGSRTSCSPLSSSLEHKKRSSVSKAAFLGIGVGGLVILLIILVAACWPHSSPVLKDVSVGKPDNLGAVSSNVPPKLVILHMNMALYVYDDIMRMTENLSEKYIIGYGASSTVYRCDLKNCKSVAIKKLYAHYPQSLKEFETELETVGSIKHRNLVSLQGYSLSPAGNLLFYDYMENGSLWDILHVSSSKKKKLDWEARLKIALGAAQGLAYLHHECSPRIIHRDVKSKNILLDKDYEAHLADFGIAKSLCVSKTHTSTYVMGTIGYIDPEYARTSRLNEKSDVYSYGIVLLELLTGKKPVDDECNLHHLILSKAADNTVMEMVDPDITDTCKDLGEVKKVFQLALLCSKRQPSDRPTMHEVVRVLDSLVCPDPPPKQAQPQESGQSAAAPSYISEYVSLRGGSSLSCATSSSASDAELFMKFGEVISRNTE, encoded by the exons ATGACTCGCCTCCTCCGGGccctcgccgccctcctcctcctcgttgccgtcgccgtcgccgtcgccgacgacg GGGCAACACTGCTGGAGATCAAGAAGTCCTTCCGCAACGGAGCCAACGCGCTGCACGATTGGTCCGGCGACGGCGCATCGCTGGGCTACTGCTCTTGGCGCGGCGTGCTATGCGACAACGTCACCTTTGCTGTTCGGGCTCT CAACCTCTCGGGGCTCAATCTCGAGGGTGAAATCTCACCAGCCATTGGGAACCTGAAACGTGTCGTCTCAAT AGACTTGAAGTCGAATGGACTTTCCGGGCAGATCCCTGATGAGATTGGCGACTGTTCGTTGCTTGAAACTCT GGACTTGTCCTCTAACCATCTAGAAGGAGACATACCATTCTCCCTATCTAAGCTGAAGCATCTTGAGAACTT GATCTTGAAGAACAACCAGCTGGTTGGGGTGATACCATCTACACTCTCTCAACTTCCGAATTTGAAGATATT GGACTTGGCTCAGAACAAGCTAAGTGGTGAAATCCCAAACCTAATCTATTGGAATGAGGTTCTTCAATACTT GGGATTGCGAAGCAATAATTTAGAAGGAAGCCTCTCTCCTGATATGTGCCAATTGACTGGCCTGTGGTACTT TGATGTGAAGAACAATAGCTTGGTGGGTACGATACCAGAAACTATAGGGAACTGTACAAGCTTTCAGGtctt ggATTTGTCAAACAATCAGCTTACTGGAGAAATCCCATTCAACATTGGTTTCCTGCAAGTGGCTACGTT GTCTTTGCAAGGGAACAAGTTCTCTGGCCCCATACCATCAGTGATTGGACTTATGCAGGCGCTTGCAGTGCT GGATCTGAGTTTCAACGAGCTATCTGGAGCCATACCATCTATACTGGGCAACTTGACATACACTGAGAAACT ATACCTGCAAGGCAATAGGCTAACTGGATCGATACCGCCAGAGCTTGGTAATATGTCGACACTGCATTACCT GGAACTGAATGACAATCTATTGACTGGGTTCATTCCTCCTGATCTTGGAAAGCTCACAGAATTGTTTGACTT GAACCTTGCAAACAACAACCTAGGAGGACCTATCCCTGATAATATAAGTTCATGCATAAATCTCATTAGTTT GAATGCTTATGGCAATAAATTAAATGGAACCATTCCACGTTCATTTCACAAGCTCGAGAGTCTGACTTATCT GAATCTGTCATCAAATCATCTCAGTGGAACACTTCCAATTGAGGTAGCGAGAATGAGAAATTTAGACACGCT GGACTTGTCCTGTAACATGATCAATGGTTTGATTCCCTCAGCTATTGGAAGACTAGAGCATCTTCTGAGGCT CAACCTGAGCAAAAATGCTCTGGTTGGACACATTCCTGCCGAGTTTGGGAACTTGAGGAGCATCATGGAGAT CGATTTGTCCAATAACCACCTTGGTGGCCTGATCCCACAAGAGGTTGGGATGCTTCAAAATCTGATACTGTT AAAATTAGAAAATAATAGTATTACTGGAGATGTCTTGCCACTTATTAACTGCTTCAGTCTTAATATCTT AAATGTGTCGTATAACAACCTTGCTGGTATTGTACCTACAGACAACAACTTCACCCGATTTTCACCTGACAG CTTCTTGGGTAACCCTGGACTTTGTGGCTATTGGCCTGGTTCTCGTACTTCATGCTCTCCTTTATCATCCAGTCTTGAACACAAAAAGAGAT CCTCTGTCTCAAAGGCTGCATTTCTTGGTATTGGTGTCGGTGGGCTTGTTATCCTGCTCATTATCCTAGTAGCTGCTTGCTGGCCGCACAGCTCACCTGTTCTCAAAGATGTCTCTGTAGGCAAGCCAG ACAACCTTGGTGCAGTGTCAAGCAATGTTCCTCCCAAGCTTGTGATCCTCCACATGAACATGGCCCTCTATGTATATGATGATATAATGAGGATGACTGAAAATTTGAGTGAAAAATACATTATTGGATATGGAGCATCAAGTACTGTCTATAGATGTGATCTGAAGAACTGCAAGTCAGTTGCGATAAAAAAGCTATATGCTCACTACCCACAGAGCTTGAAGGAATTTGAGACCGAACTTGAGACTGTTGGAAGCATCAAGCACCGAAATCTTGTCAGCCTTCAGGGGTACTCCCTGTCACCTGCTGGGAATCTTCTTTTCTATGATTACATGGAAAATGGCAGCCTCTGGGACATTTTGCATG TATCTTCATCCAAGAAGAAAAAACTTGATTGGGAAGCTCGCCTCAAGATCGCTCTTGGTGCTGCTCAAGGCCTGGCTTATCTTCACCACGAGTGCAGTCCGCGAATAATTCACAGGGATGTAAAGTCAAAGAATATCCTTCTAGACAAAGACTATGAAGCTCATCTTGCTGACTTTGGTATCGCCAAGAGCTTGTGTGTGTCGAAGACACACACATCAACTTACGTGATGGGTACCATTGGTTACATTGACCCTGAGTATGCACGCACATCCCGGCTCAATGAGAAATCAGATGTATACAGCTATGGCATCGTCTTGCTGGAGTTGCTTACTGGCAAAAAACCTGTCGATGATGAGTGCAATCTTCATCACTTG ATTCTATCCAAAGCCGCAGACAACACGGTCATGGAGATGGTCGACCCAGACATCACCGACACGTGCAAAGATCTCGGCGAGGTCAAGAAGGTTTTCCAGTTGGCACTCCTTTGCAGCAAGAGGCAACCGTCGGATCGACCGACGATGCATGAGGTTGTGCGTGTCCTGGACAGCCTAGTCTGCCCAGACCCACCCCCGAAGCAGGCACAACCACAGGAATCGGGGCAGTCAGCCGCAGCTCCTAGCTACATCAGTGAGTATGTTAGCCTTCGAGGCGGCAGCTCGCTCTCCTGCGCCACTTCATCTAGTGCGTCGGACGCCGAGCTCTTCATGAAGTTTGGCGAAGTGATATCGCGGAACACAGAATAG
- the LOC120643765 gene encoding LRR receptor-like serine/threonine-protein kinase ER2 isoform X1 yields the protein MTRLLRALAALLLLVAVAVAVADDGATLLEIKKSFRNGANALHDWSGDGASLGYCSWRGVLCDNVTFAVRALNLSGLNLEGEISPAIGNLKRVVSIDLKSNGLSGQIPDEIGDCSLLETLDLSSNHLEGDIPFSLSKLKHLENLILKNNQLVGVIPSTLSQLPNLKILDLAQNKLSGEIPNLIYWNEVLQYLGLRSNNLEGSLSPDMCQLTGLWYFDVKNNSLVGTIPETIGNCTSFQVLDLSNNQLTGEIPFNIGFLQVATLSLQGNKFSGPIPSVIGLMQALAVLDLSFNELSGAIPSILGNLTYTEKLYLQGNRLTGSIPPELGNMSTLHYLELNDNLLTGFIPPDLGKLTELFDLNLANNNLGGPIPDNISSCINLISLNAYGNKLNGTIPRSFHKLESLTYLNLSSNHLSGTLPIEVARMRNLDTLDLSCNMINGLIPSAIGRLEHLLRLNLSKNALVGHIPAEFGNLRSIMEIDLSNNHLGGLIPQEVGMLQNLILLKLENNSITGDVLPLINCFSLNILNVSYNNLAGIVPTDNNFTRFSPDSFLGNPGLCGYWPGSRTSCSPLSSSLEHKKRSSVSKAAFLGIGVGGLVILLIILVAACWPHSSPVLKDVSVGKPVTDNLGAVSSNVPPKLVILHMNMALYVYDDIMRMTENLSEKYIIGYGASSTVYRCDLKNCKSVAIKKLYAHYPQSLKEFETELETVGSIKHRNLVSLQGYSLSPAGNLLFYDYMENGSLWDILHVSSSKKKKLDWEARLKIALGAAQGLAYLHHECSPRIIHRDVKSKNILLDKDYEAHLADFGIAKSLCVSKTHTSTYVMGTIGYIDPEYARTSRLNEKSDVYSYGIVLLELLTGKKPVDDECNLHHLILSKAADNTVMEMVDPDITDTCKDLGEVKKVFQLALLCSKRQPSDRPTMHEVVRVLDSLVCPDPPPKQAQPQESGQSAAAPSYISEYVSLRGGSSLSCATSSSASDAELFMKFGEVISRNTE from the exons ATGACTCGCCTCCTCCGGGccctcgccgccctcctcctcctcgttgccgtcgccgtcgccgtcgccgacgacg GGGCAACACTGCTGGAGATCAAGAAGTCCTTCCGCAACGGAGCCAACGCGCTGCACGATTGGTCCGGCGACGGCGCATCGCTGGGCTACTGCTCTTGGCGCGGCGTGCTATGCGACAACGTCACCTTTGCTGTTCGGGCTCT CAACCTCTCGGGGCTCAATCTCGAGGGTGAAATCTCACCAGCCATTGGGAACCTGAAACGTGTCGTCTCAAT AGACTTGAAGTCGAATGGACTTTCCGGGCAGATCCCTGATGAGATTGGCGACTGTTCGTTGCTTGAAACTCT GGACTTGTCCTCTAACCATCTAGAAGGAGACATACCATTCTCCCTATCTAAGCTGAAGCATCTTGAGAACTT GATCTTGAAGAACAACCAGCTGGTTGGGGTGATACCATCTACACTCTCTCAACTTCCGAATTTGAAGATATT GGACTTGGCTCAGAACAAGCTAAGTGGTGAAATCCCAAACCTAATCTATTGGAATGAGGTTCTTCAATACTT GGGATTGCGAAGCAATAATTTAGAAGGAAGCCTCTCTCCTGATATGTGCCAATTGACTGGCCTGTGGTACTT TGATGTGAAGAACAATAGCTTGGTGGGTACGATACCAGAAACTATAGGGAACTGTACAAGCTTTCAGGtctt ggATTTGTCAAACAATCAGCTTACTGGAGAAATCCCATTCAACATTGGTTTCCTGCAAGTGGCTACGTT GTCTTTGCAAGGGAACAAGTTCTCTGGCCCCATACCATCAGTGATTGGACTTATGCAGGCGCTTGCAGTGCT GGATCTGAGTTTCAACGAGCTATCTGGAGCCATACCATCTATACTGGGCAACTTGACATACACTGAGAAACT ATACCTGCAAGGCAATAGGCTAACTGGATCGATACCGCCAGAGCTTGGTAATATGTCGACACTGCATTACCT GGAACTGAATGACAATCTATTGACTGGGTTCATTCCTCCTGATCTTGGAAAGCTCACAGAATTGTTTGACTT GAACCTTGCAAACAACAACCTAGGAGGACCTATCCCTGATAATATAAGTTCATGCATAAATCTCATTAGTTT GAATGCTTATGGCAATAAATTAAATGGAACCATTCCACGTTCATTTCACAAGCTCGAGAGTCTGACTTATCT GAATCTGTCATCAAATCATCTCAGTGGAACACTTCCAATTGAGGTAGCGAGAATGAGAAATTTAGACACGCT GGACTTGTCCTGTAACATGATCAATGGTTTGATTCCCTCAGCTATTGGAAGACTAGAGCATCTTCTGAGGCT CAACCTGAGCAAAAATGCTCTGGTTGGACACATTCCTGCCGAGTTTGGGAACTTGAGGAGCATCATGGAGAT CGATTTGTCCAATAACCACCTTGGTGGCCTGATCCCACAAGAGGTTGGGATGCTTCAAAATCTGATACTGTT AAAATTAGAAAATAATAGTATTACTGGAGATGTCTTGCCACTTATTAACTGCTTCAGTCTTAATATCTT AAATGTGTCGTATAACAACCTTGCTGGTATTGTACCTACAGACAACAACTTCACCCGATTTTCACCTGACAG CTTCTTGGGTAACCCTGGACTTTGTGGCTATTGGCCTGGTTCTCGTACTTCATGCTCTCCTTTATCATCCAGTCTTGAACACAAAAAGAGAT CCTCTGTCTCAAAGGCTGCATTTCTTGGTATTGGTGTCGGTGGGCTTGTTATCCTGCTCATTATCCTAGTAGCTGCTTGCTGGCCGCACAGCTCACCTGTTCTCAAAGATGTCTCTGTAGGCAAGCCAG TGACAGACAACCTTGGTGCAGTGTCAAGCAATGTTCCTCCCAAGCTTGTGATCCTCCACATGAACATGGCCCTCTATGTATATGATGATATAATGAGGATGACTGAAAATTTGAGTGAAAAATACATTATTGGATATGGAGCATCAAGTACTGTCTATAGATGTGATCTGAAGAACTGCAAGTCAGTTGCGATAAAAAAGCTATATGCTCACTACCCACAGAGCTTGAAGGAATTTGAGACCGAACTTGAGACTGTTGGAAGCATCAAGCACCGAAATCTTGTCAGCCTTCAGGGGTACTCCCTGTCACCTGCTGGGAATCTTCTTTTCTATGATTACATGGAAAATGGCAGCCTCTGGGACATTTTGCATG TATCTTCATCCAAGAAGAAAAAACTTGATTGGGAAGCTCGCCTCAAGATCGCTCTTGGTGCTGCTCAAGGCCTGGCTTATCTTCACCACGAGTGCAGTCCGCGAATAATTCACAGGGATGTAAAGTCAAAGAATATCCTTCTAGACAAAGACTATGAAGCTCATCTTGCTGACTTTGGTATCGCCAAGAGCTTGTGTGTGTCGAAGACACACACATCAACTTACGTGATGGGTACCATTGGTTACATTGACCCTGAGTATGCACGCACATCCCGGCTCAATGAGAAATCAGATGTATACAGCTATGGCATCGTCTTGCTGGAGTTGCTTACTGGCAAAAAACCTGTCGATGATGAGTGCAATCTTCATCACTTG ATTCTATCCAAAGCCGCAGACAACACGGTCATGGAGATGGTCGACCCAGACATCACCGACACGTGCAAAGATCTCGGCGAGGTCAAGAAGGTTTTCCAGTTGGCACTCCTTTGCAGCAAGAGGCAACCGTCGGATCGACCGACGATGCATGAGGTTGTGCGTGTCCTGGACAGCCTAGTCTGCCCAGACCCACCCCCGAAGCAGGCACAACCACAGGAATCGGGGCAGTCAGCCGCAGCTCCTAGCTACATCAGTGAGTATGTTAGCCTTCGAGGCGGCAGCTCGCTCTCCTGCGCCACTTCATCTAGTGCGTCGGACGCCGAGCTCTTCATGAAGTTTGGCGAAGTGATATCGCGGAACACAGAATAG